DNA from Pseudomonadota bacterium:
GGTCGGGTAATTGGTCAGGCACAAAACCCTGGCCCTCGTCTTCGATTTGGATGATCATCGCCTGATCATCGACACGGCAATCGATATGGACTAATTTGTCCGGGTTGCTTTTGTTGCCGTGCTTGACGGCATTGACCAGCGCTTCGTCGAGGGCGAGACGGACCGCCCAAACGGATTCTCGCTTGTAGCCCTGTGACGACACCGCATCGACAACCTCATTGAGAACGGGGAATCCGCCGTGACCGTCTCTGAGTTGGATCTCGCGGTAGCTGGTGGTGAGCGCCTGGGTGCCTGCGAGTGCTTGCTCGAGTCCGTCGATGTCCTGCGCGGGTACTAGGCCGGCCGCCGATAGGCCGACAAGTTCCGTCAGGGGGCGCTCGAAGAGCGCTGCGCAGTTGTCGCTCATGAAGCAAATCGTGCGCTCTGCATCCACCCCGATGAGGTAGCCGTGGGGTTGGATGGTGCCAGGGATGTGGATCGGCTCGCGGTCGCAGCCGTCGATGGCCTGGCGAAGCTCCGCGTCGGTCAGGGCGTGGCTGGAGGTAGGCTCTTGGCTCACGGTGGGGTCCTTCCGGGGCGAAGCGACGCGAGCCGCTCATCATCCGCGAGTCCTCTCGCCCTGTCTATGCGGCCAGGGCGCGGCTTTGAAGGGCGGCCCCTGTCGTGGATGCCGCCAACGGCTTGCCGGCCGAGAGGGGAACGCTCAATGTGCGGTGCGCGTTCCCCTCCCATAGGATTCCGGTGGTCACCCAAACGCGTGCTTTACTGCGTGTGTCAACGTTGCATGCAGTGGGATGGCGAGTTTCCATCGATCAGGTGCGGCGCAGATCGGTTGCTCGTCCGAGCGGCTCTCGCCGCCTACGCCGATTCGAATACTTCCACGAAGTCAGCGGTGGCAAGAGCATCCGCTTCGACCTCAACCCCGACGGGGAACTCGACGTCACCTCTCTGACGGCGCCAGCGCACCGGCGCGAAGCGCATCGGGTTGGGCTCTTCGGGCGACTGCCGTAAGCTGCGCTCCATCGCCCCTACTAACCCGTGCCCCGCATGTTCGATGAGTCCGAGTCCGAGCAGAACCTGTCGCGCGCCGAGCGGATCTTCGTGCGCATCTCTGTGCTGCAGACGATCCTCGCCCTGGCGGGCCTGTTCACCGGCGCCGTTGCCCTGTGGGCCGCCCTGACCGAGACGGACGCGGTGCGTAAGCAGCAGTTGGCGAGCGTGCTACCGGACCTCGTCTTCGCTCAGAGCTACAACGAGTCGGGCGGCGAGCCGCGCTTCACCTTCCTGGCGGTGAACAACGGCATCGGGCCGGCGCGGGTGCGGGCGATGCGGGTGCGGGTGGACGGCGTCGCCGCGAGCGATTGGGGCACCATGCTGAGCGCCCTCAGTGCCGGGGAAAGCTACCGCTACGGGCAAAGCCAGATCGCCGGACGCCTCGTGCGCTCCGGTGAACTCATCGAGGTGTTCCAATCGCGAGATCCCAAGGTGGTCGCAGTCATCCTCGACAACCGCGAGCGTATCGACGTGGACGTCTGCTTCTGCTCGGTGTTCGACGAGTGCTGGACACCGACCCAGTCCGTCACCCAACTGCCGACTCCGGTGGAGCAATGCCCGGACTACGGCGCGGAGCAATTCCAGCAGTAGCCCGCCGACCCCGCCCGGGGCAGTCGTGAGCCGGTTTCCCCGTCGCCTGCGCCTAGAGCAGTACGTGGGCCCAACACCCGCGAGGGAAGATGTTCGCGCCCCCATGGATGGGGGCGTACTCCCCCCTCTTCCCGGTGGTGGTGCCCCGGTGCTGGCGGCCTTACCTCGCTCAGGCCTCCCGGTGTCCGGGGCATCAGTTCTTTTGTGGTGCGGTTGAGCCCCGGGTGGGGCGCGCCTGCGCGCGCAAGCGAGCAACCTCTTGCGCCGTAGGGGGTGAACACCCTCGTCGGGTAACGTTGATCGCGGCCGCCGCACAGGCGGTGTCCAGCAGGTCGGCGAGGGCCTCACGCGCCAGGTGCACCTTGCCGTTCCTGATCGCGTCGGCGCGCACCAGCCCGGCGAGAAACGCCGAGTGGAAGGTGTCGCCGGCGCCCACCGTATCCTCGACCTGGGCCACCGCGTAGGCCGGGCATTCGAGCTGTCCCTGAGCGTCGATCAGGAGACTTCCGCCGGAGCCCTCGGTGAGCACGACGATGCCGCCGTCCGCCATCTCCTCGTGTACCTTTGCGGCGGCCTCGCGCGGTGTGGCGGCGAGTTGCATCGCCTCGAGGTCTTGGTCGCTCGCCTTGATCACATCGCACCACGAGAACAAGGAACGCACCCCGGCGAGGTAGGCCTCAGTGTCGACGCTGGCGCCGAGGCGAATGTTGATGTCGATGCTGATTAGCGCGCCCCGCTCGCGAAGCACAGCGAACAGCTGCCTTAGCTTGGGTAGCTGGCTCGGCGTGATGGCGAGGGAGCCGGTGTGAAACACGCGCAGGGCGTCGGGGAGCAGATCGCGCAACCCCTCGAAGGTGGTGTCCTTGTCGGCGATGCCTTCGCGGTAGAGGCGATAGCTGGGAGCGCCATCCGCCGCCACGGTGACCAGGGCCAGGGAGGTAGGCCAGGGCGAGCGCCGCGGATTGATCGCCTTCACGCCCTCCCGCTGCAGCGCCTCCAGTAACTGGTCGCCGAAGCGATCGTTGGACAAGGGCGAGAGGTAGCTCACGTCCATGCCCTGGCGCGCGAGGCCGATGGCGACGTTGAAGGGCGAGCCACCGAGGTGGGGGCGGTAGGTGTCAGCGTCTGCGGCGATGAAGTCGATGAGCGCTTCGCCGACGATGGCGATGCTCATGGCGCCTGCTGGCCGCCGCCGCGCGGGGTCATCCCGGCCGCGGTGTAGATGGCGTCGATGGTCGCCATGTTGGCCGTGGCGTCCTCGCCCCCGGTGATGGGCGCGGCAGTTCCCTCCAGCACCGCCTTCACGTGGCGCAGCTGGTGCCAGTAGGTGGAGTGGCCGGGCACTTGCTCGGATTGTGCCGGGCCGTTGCGTGGTTGCCAGCTCAGCCGATGGCCCTGGTGGGGAGCGATGGGATTGTCGATGGTGAGGTGTCCGCCGGTGCCTTCCACGTGCAGACGAGCGCTGATCTTCGGTGGGAGATTCGCATCCATGGAGCAGGACACGGTGGCGGGGATGCCGTCGAAGTCGAGCACGGCGCGCATGGAGGTGTCGACGCCGGGACGCTCCTGCACCGCCTGTGCCTCCCGTACGGCGGGCTCAGCGCCCATGATCGTGCGCACCCAATGGACCGGATAGCAACCGAGGTCCATCAGCGCGCCCCCGCCCACCTTGAGCGTATGCCGCAGCTCGCCGGGGCGGTAGGGAATGGGCACGTCGAAGTGGGCCTCGAGGCGGGTGGGTTCGCCGATCACGCCTGCCTCGAGAAGCGCGAGCGTGCGATCCATCAGGGGATGAAAGCGGTAGTGGAAGGCTTCGATCACCGGCTGGGAGGCGTCCTGGCCGGCGCGCACCATGCGTGCTGCCTCGGCCGTGTTCATGGCGAAGGGTTTCTCGCACAACACGGCCTTGCCCGCGCTGACGGCGGCGAGGGTCCACTCCAGGTGCGCGTGGGGCGGCAGGCCGTTGTACACGAGATCGACGTGCTCGCTGCGCACCAGGGCCGCGTAGTCGCGCTCGATGCCGGCGAGCCCGTGCTCGGCAGCGAACTGCTCCGCGCGCGTCGGCGCGCGTGCGGCCACCCGCGTCACCACCACATCGTCCATGGTGGCGGCGGGAGTCAGGATCGCCTCCGGGGCGATGCGCGATGCGCCTAGCAGTCCGATCCGCAGGGTCATGGGGCGAAGGTCTCCGGGTGGGAACAACGCACCTCGAAGGAGGCCGTGCGGAAGTCGACGTGGGCCT
Protein-coding regions in this window:
- a CDS encoding ATP-binding protein is translated as MSQEPTSSHALTDAELRQAIDGCDREPIHIPGTIQPHGYLIGVDAERTICFMSDNCAALFERPLTELVGLSAAGLVPAQDIDGLEQALAGTQALTTSYREIQLRDGHGGFPVLNEVVDAVSSQGYKRESVWAVRLALDEALVNAVKHGNKSNPDKLVHIDCRVDDQAMIIQIEDEGQGFVPDQLPD
- a CDS encoding carbohydrate kinase, translating into MSIAIVGEALIDFIAADADTYRPHLGGSPFNVAIGLARQGMDVSYLSPLSNDRFGDQLLEALQREGVKAINPRRSPWPTSLALVTVAADGAPSYRLYREGIADKDTTFEGLRDLLPDALRVFHTGSLAITPSQLPKLRQLFAVLRERGALISIDINIRLGASVDTEAYLAGVRSLFSWCDVIKASDQDLEAMQLAATPREAAAKVHEEMADGGIVVLTEGSGGSLLIDAQGQLECPAYAVAQVEDTVGAGDTFHSAFLAGLVRADAIRNGKVHLAREALADLLDTACAAAAINVTRRGCSPPTAQEVARLRAQARPTRGSTAPQKN
- a CDS encoding Gfo/Idh/MocA family oxidoreductase, whose protein sequence is MTLRIGLLGASRIAPEAILTPAATMDDVVVTRVAARAPTRAEQFAAEHGLAGIERDYAALVRSEHVDLVYNGLPPHAHLEWTLAAVSAGKAVLCEKPFAMNTAEAARMVRAGQDASQPVIEAFHYRFHPLMDRTLALLEAGVIGEPTRLEAHFDVPIPYRPGELRHTLKVGGGALMDLGCYPVHWVRTIMGAEPAVREAQAVQERPGVDTSMRAVLDFDGIPATVSCSMDANLPPKISARLHVEGTGGHLTIDNPIAPHQGHRLSWQPRNGPAQSEQVPGHSTYWHQLRHVKAVLEGTAAPITGGEDATANMATIDAIYTAAGMTPRGGGQQAP